In Armatimonadota bacterium, the genomic window GGTGCTCGCGGGGGATGACCAGGTCGTAGCGCTCCCTGGCCACCGGAATGAAGTCGAGCCCCAGGGCCCGCGCGGCGGCGTAGATCCCCAGACCCGCGTCGGCCGTGCCGCTGGCCACGGCTGCGGCCACGGCCATGTGGGTGTAGGCCTCCCGCTCGTAGCCGCGAATCTGTGTGGGGTCGATGCCCGCTCGCTTGCAGGTGAATTCAAGCAGCAGGCGCGTCCCTGCCCCCCGCTGCCGGTTGATGAAGACGACGTCCTCCCGGACCAGGTCCTCCAGCCCTGCGATCGCCCTGGGATTGCCCGGCCGGACTATCAGCCCCTGGTCCCGGTGGGCCAGCGTGACCAGGACCACCTCCTCCCCCGGAAGGTAGCGGCGCACGTAGGGTACGTTGTACTCGCCCGTCTCTTCGTCCAACAGGTGGATGCCGGACATGTGGGCCTCCCGCCGGCGCAGGGCGCCCAGGCCGCCCAGGCTGCCCACATGCGCGGAGGAGAGGCTGACTCCCGGGTCGCGCCGCCGCAGGAAGTCTGCCAGCAGATCCAGGGCCACGTCGTGGCTGCCTACCACGACCAGCGTCCTGGCGATCTCCTCCCGCGCCCGCAACAGCTCCACCTCCACCTCCCGGCCGGCGGCCACGCCCTCGCTGGAACGGGGAATCGTCAGCAGGCCGTCGGCCCGAACCATGGTGGAGATGAGGCCGGCACCCCGCCCCAGCGGGCTGGCCACCAGCCGCCCTCCCACCTCGCCCAGCTTGACGCGGACGAACTCGTCAAGCCCCATCACCGAGGTGATCGTCCGCGTGGTCACCGCCCGCACCACCTCGCGGCGCGGCACCGGCAGCCCCTGCAGCATAAAGACCATGGGCTTGACGAACAGGTCGAAGGTGAGCATGGAGGTGACGGGGTAGCCGGGGATCCCTACCACTGGCGTCTTCCCCACAATCCCCAGGATGGTGGGCCGGCCCGGTTTGATGGCAACTCCGTGGAGGATGACCTCCCCCACCCGGCGCAGCGCGTCGACGGCAAAGTCCCTGGTGCCCGCGGAGGCCCCGGCGTTCACCACGACCAGATCATGGTCACGTCCGCGCAGGAGCGCATCGGCCAGGGCAACCGGGTCGTCACACACGGGGGCGTGCCGGTCCGTCAGCGCACCCCACTCCTGCGCCATGGCGGCCAGCACATGCGAGTTAAACTCGATGATCGCGCCGGGAGCCGGCGGGCGGCCTGGCTCCATCAGCTCGTCGCCGGTGGGGATGATCAGAAGCCGGGGCCGCCGCCGCACCGGCACCTCCCTCACGCCGGCAGCCAGCAGCGCTCCCAGGTCAGGGGGCCGGATGCGGTGGTTGGTGGGCAGGAGCAGCTCCGTGACCACGATGTCCTCACCCACCGGCCGGACGTGCTGCCAGGGGACGGCCGGTCCGATCAGCTCCACCTCACCGGTCGGGGATTCGTGGATGTCCTCCACCATGACCACGGCGTCAAACCCCGATGGCAGGGGATCACCGGTGTTCACGGGGCGGAACCGGCCGGGGCCAAGCCGCACCGGTGAGGTCTCCGAGGCACCGAAGGTCTCCTCTGCCCGCACGGCGATCCCGTCCACCGCCGAGGCGTGGTAGTGCGGTGTCGATCCCGCGGCGTAGACGGGCGCTGCTGTGACCCGGTGCAGGCTCTCCGCCGCAGCCACGGCCTCGGCTTCCAGAGGCCCCAGCAGCCCTCGAGCCCGCAGGGCCTGCAGCCAGACCCGCCGGGCCTCCTCCAGAGGAACATCGCTCAGGTAGATCTGCCGCGCCCCCGCCGGCTCACTCTCTACCATGTCCAAACCTCCACCGGCTCTCCCACCTCCACGCCCTCACGCTCCAGGGGAACCCGCACCAGACCGTCGGCCTTCACCATGGTGGCGATGAGGCCGGACTTCCCCAGCAGCGGCACCGCCCAAAGCTCCCCGTTGCGTCGCTCCAGGAAGACACGCAGGTAGTCCTCCCTCCCGGGAGCGGAGGCGACGCGGCGGGCCAGGCGGGCCCGCAGCGGGACGGGAGGCGAGGCCTCCAGCCCCAACAGCCGCCAGATCATCTCCCGCGCGAAAACGTAGAAGACGATCATCACCGTAGTGGGATGGCCGGGAAGGCCCACCACGGCCTTTCCGCCCGCCGCGCCCAGGATGGTGGGTTTGCCGGGCTTCATCGAGACCCCGTGGACAAGGACGCCGGGAGACCCTATAGCGTCAATCGCCCGCGCCACCAGGTCCCGCGGCCCCACCGAGCTGCCGCCGGAGATAAGGATCAGGTCGCTGCTCTCCGCCGCCCGACGCAGTGCGGCCAGCAGCGCGTCGTACACATCGGGAATCAGGCCGAAGAAGCGGGGAGTGCCTCCTTCCTGTCTCACCAGGGCAGAGAGGGTGTAGGTGTTGATGTCCCTGATCTGACCGGGACGGGGCTCGATCTGGGGCGGGACGATCTCGTCGCCGGTGGAGATGAGAGCGACGGCCGGAGGGACCGCCACCGGCACCTCTGTGGCGCCGATTCCCGCCAGCAGTCCCAGGTCCTGCGGGGCCAACCTCCGGCCCCGCCGCAGGGCCACCGCGCCGGCGGGAAAGTCCTCTCCGGGACGGATGAGATTTTCGCCCGGCCCCACGGCCCGCTTCACCTCAACCGTCCGCCTGTCCAGCTTCTCGGTGTGCTCCACCATGACCACGGCGTCTGCGCCCTCCGGCAGCATGCCGCCGGTGGGGATCCACGCCGCTTCCCCGGGCCCGACGCGCACCCGGGGAGCCTCGCCCATGCCCACCTCGCCCACCACGCTCAGGTAGGCGGGTAGCCCCTCGCCGGCGCCGAAGGTGTCGGCGGCCCGCACCGCGTACCCGTCCACGGTGGAGCGGAAGAACTCCGGCAGGTCCCGGGGCACCACCACGTCAGCGGCGAGAACCCTCCCCCAGGCTGCTTCCAGGGAGACGGTCTCCACGCGGGGAGGCGGGGGCAGCCAGGTGGAGAAAAAATGTTCTTTGGCTTCGCAGGGCGTCCGGATCTGGAAGAAGAGGACCTCGCCGCCACCGGCAATGGGCGGGAAGATCCCCACGTCGTCGCCCTCTTGTAGCCTCGCCGTATCGTCCACGACCAGGCCGTTGACGAAGGTCACCCGCACCGCCTGGCGGGGGATGCCCAGACGCTGCACCAGGTCGCCGACGGTTGCTCCTTCGTCCAGTTGCACGCTGATGGCCCCGGCTGCGGCCTGGGGGTGGTACTGCCGCAGGGTGGCGAAGAGCCGCACCGAAACTGCAATCACCCTACTCCTCCACCCTGGGGAAGTACTGGCAGTAGAGCAGCGCCATGTCCCTGGGGAAGACCCCCAGCCGGTCTCCTGACCGCACCTTCCGCCGCAGCCCGGAATACTCTGCGTTGAGGAAGAGGTGGCTCACCTCCTCCGGCCCGATGCCCAGGGCGGCCAGGACGTCGGCAATGGTGGCCCCGTCATCAACAGGAACGTGCACAACCGCGTCCTCCCAGGCAGGCCGGGGGCCAACGCGCTCCTTGAGCCGGCCGTACAGGTGGACCTCGACCATCAGCAGTAGAGCATAGCCATGTCCCTGGGGAAGACACCGACGCGGTCGCCGCCCCTCACCACGAGTTTCCGGGCCTCCGGGGAATACCGGCCGTTGACGAAGATGTTGCTCACCTCGGCGTCGGGGTCGATCCCCAGGCGGCGCAGCACCTGCTCGACCGTCGTTTCCTCTTCCACCGGCACCCGGGCTATCGACTCCGTCGTGACCCTCGGGTCCTCGGCGAAGCGGCGCAGCCGGCCGTAGAGCCTGACTTCCACCAGAGACGACATTCAGAACTTATAGACCGCGTCGAGCAGCTCCTCGGGCACGTCGAAGACGGTGTTGTGGGGTGGCAGCGGTTCGCGCGTCATGAACTCCGGCAGCCGGTCGTGCGCCGCTGTGAACCCGGCGGCCTCGTTGAACTTCCGCTCGGCCCGCAGGATCTCCAGGCCCAGCCGTGTGATGTCGTTCACGGTCCAGGTGGTCCCCAGCACCCCGGCGCAGCTCTCCACCATCCCCTCCAGCCCTTCCGGATTGTCTACCACGGCGAAGACGTCGAAGAGGCAGTACCCGGTGGAGTCAATGAACGCCGTGGAGGCCTGCCACTGGCGCGAGAGTTCCGCCTTCTGCACCGCGAACGGATCGACCTTGCCCCCGACACCCAGGATTTCAGGAGAGATGGTGTACCCGGCTGTGTGGTCAGCGCCCATGGTGGAGGTGGCGTAGGTGACGCCGATGCCCTTCACCGCCCTAGGTTCGTACGCCGGCATGTTCTGTCCCTTGACCGCTGGAACGCGGGTCACACCGAAGGCCCGTCCGGTGAAGACCGCACCGTTGCCGATAATGCGCCCAAGTGGCGTGCCCTTCCTGATCTCCTCATTGATGAGCTTCTTGGCACCTTCAGCATCGCCAAACGGGAGCAGGCCGCCCTCCATGGCCACCGCAATGGTCCCACCCATTTCGATGGTGTCCACACCCACATCGTTGCAGGCCCGGATCAAATCCGCGATGTCGTCGAGGTTCCCGATGCCGCAGTTGGCTCCCAGCGCCCACACCGACTCGTACTCCATGACTGAGACCTTGAAGGTACCGTCCGGGTTGGCCCAGCGGTCGGAGCACTGGATGATGCAGCCGGGGTGGCAGGGGTGGCCGGTAGCGCCCTCCCCGTTGCGCTTCTTTATCAATTCAACCTTGGCCTCGCCGCTGATCTGGCCGGTGAGCTCGAAGCGGCCGGAGCGGAAGTTGCGCGTGGGGTAGCCTCCAGCCTCGTTCATGATGTTGGCCAGGACGTTGGTACCGTACGTGTTCAACGCCCCGCCCTTCTTGGTGACGTCGTGGCGCAGGGAGGCCTCGGTGATCTTGTCGATGCCCCGCTGGAAGAGCTCCCTGTTTGCGATCTCCACGCCGGGTGCCCCCGTGTCATCCACAACGATGGCCTTCAGCCCCTTGCTCCCCATGACCGCGCCCATGCCGCCGCGGCCGGCGTAGCGCCCGGCCGTATTCTCCTGGTCGTTGACGCAAATCCCGGCGGCGGTCATGCGCATCTCGCCGGCCGGACCGATCCCGATCACCGCCACTTTGCCGTGCCTGTCCCACAGCCGGGTGCACACTTCATACATCCCCAGTCCCACCAGGTCGTCGGCGGGGAGGAACTCCGCGGCAAGCTCGCCGGTCAGCGCCCTGCGCACCTTGAGCACCCAGAATTTACCGGGCTCCTCGGGCTGGCCTTCCACAATGATGGCCTTGATCCCCAGCCGGGCGATCTTCTGGGAGGCGAGACCGCCGACGTTGGTCTCCTTGATGGTCCCGGTGAGCGGACTCTTCCCCCCGACGGACAGACGGCCGGACGTCGGCGCCGCCGTGCCGCTGACGATGCCCGGGGCGAAGACCAGCTTGTTCATCGGGCCGAGGGGGTGGCAGGTGGGAGGGACCTCCTGAGCGGTGACCATGGAGGTAAGGCCCCGCCCTCCCCACAGACTGTAGGCTGGCGGCACGTCTTCGAATGTGGCCGTCAGGTCGGCCATGTTCACGCGCAAGAGCCTTGCCATCGGTCTCGCCTCCCTTCATGCATCCGTGTTCCTGAACTCTTACCCTCCAATCTCGCCCATCAACCTGGCTCGAGGGAACGCTCCGTCGGCCAGGGCGTGTCCGGCGGGACGGCCGAACGCAGCGGTGCGCAGGAGGGCCCTGAGCTCCTCATAGCCGGCCCCCCGGCGCAGCGGGGTCAGCAGGTCCACCTCGTCGTCGTGCAGCAGGCAGAGGCGAAGCCGCCCGTCGGCGGTCAGGCGGAGCCGGCCGCAGCGGGAGCAGAAGGGCTGGCTCCAGGGGCTTATGAAGCCCAGCCTGCCAGCCGCGTCGGGCAGGCGGTACGTCCTGGCCGGGTGCTCCCCGGAGACGTCGAGAGGAATGAGCCGCCCCAGCGCGGCCTCGATGCGGGCCATGGTCTCCGCGCTGGGCACGAGGCTGGCCGCAGCAAACCGTCCCAGGCGGCCGAACGGCATGATCTCGATGAACCGGACCTCCCAGGGGCGCTCCCTGGTGAGGGCGGCCAGAGGGACGACGTCGTCGTCGTTGAACCCGCGGACGACAACGGTGTTGAGCTTGATGGGCACCAGGCCGGCGGCCTCCGCCGCGGCAATCCCAGCCAGCACGCGCTCCAGCCGCCCGCCCCCGGTGATGCGGCGGAACTTCTCCGGGTCGGTGGTGTCCAGGCTGATGTTAACGCGGCGCAGGCCGGCTGCGGCCAGGGCAGAGGCCATGGGCTCCAGCAGCAGACCGTTGGTGGTCATCCCGACGTCCTCCAGGCCTGGGATGGCCGCAAGGGCCCGGACCAGGTCCACCAGGCCGGGGCGGAGGGTGGGCTCGCCCCCGGTGAGACGGAGTTTCCGCACGCCCAGGTCGGCGGCGGCACGCACCACCAGCAGCAGCTCGTCGTCGCGCAGGGGCTCTCGCCGCGGGCGGGCGCCGGCGTGTCCCGGAGGAGCGCAGTAGACACATCGCAGGTTGCAGCGATCCGTGAGGGAGATGCGGAG contains:
- a CDS encoding molybdopterin biosynthesis protein, translating into MVESEPAGARQIYLSDVPLEEARRVWLQALRARGLLGPLEAEAVAAAESLHRVTAAPVYAAGSTPHYHASAVDGIAVRAEETFGASETSPVRLGPGRFRPVNTGDPLPSGFDAVVMVEDIHESPTGEVELIGPAVPWQHVRPVGEDIVVTELLLPTNHRIRPPDLGALLAAGVREVPVRRRPRLLIIPTGDELMEPGRPPAPGAIIEFNSHVLAAMAQEWGALTDRHAPVCDDPVALADALLRGRDHDLVVVNAGASAGTRDFAVDALRRVGEVILHGVAIKPGRPTILGIVGKTPVVGIPGYPVTSMLTFDLFVKPMVFMLQGLPVPRREVVRAVTTRTITSVMGLDEFVRVKLGEVGGRLVASPLGRGAGLISTMVRADGLLTIPRSSEGVAAGREVEVELLRAREEIARTLVVVGSHDVALDLLADFLRRRDPGVSLSSAHVGSLGGLGALRRREAHMSGIHLLDEETGEYNVPYVRRYLPGEEVVLVTLAHRDQGLIVRPGNPRAIAGLEDLVREDVVFINRQRGAGTRLLLEFTCKRAGIDPTQIRGYEREAYTHMAVAAAVASGTADAGLGIYAAARALGLDFIPVARERYDLVIPREHLEAPLVQEALAVLNSAEFQEEVRRLGGYDTTETGRITPLEPVRRA
- a CDS encoding molybdopterin-binding protein; amino-acid sequence: MIAVSVRLFATLRQYHPQAAAGAISVQLDEGATVGDLVQRLGIPRQAVRVTFVNGLVVDDTARLQEGDDVGIFPPIAGGGEVLFFQIRTPCEAKEHFFSTWLPPPPRVETVSLEAAWGRVLAADVVVPRDLPEFFRSTVDGYAVRAADTFGAGEGLPAYLSVVGEVGMGEAPRVRVGPGEAAWIPTGGMLPEGADAVVMVEHTEKLDRRTVEVKRAVGPGENLIRPGEDFPAGAVALRRGRRLAPQDLGLLAGIGATEVPVAVPPAVALISTGDEIVPPQIEPRPGQIRDINTYTLSALVRQEGGTPRFFGLIPDVYDALLAALRRAAESSDLILISGGSSVGPRDLVARAIDAIGSPGVLVHGVSMKPGKPTILGAAGGKAVVGLPGHPTTVMIVFYVFAREMIWRLLGLEASPPVPLRARLARRVASAPGREDYLRVFLERRNGELWAVPLLGKSGLIATMVKADGLVRVPLEREGVEVGEPVEVWTW
- a CDS encoding MoaD/ThiS family protein — encoded protein: MSSLVEVRLYGRLRRFAEDPRVTTESIARVPVEEETTVEQVLRRLGIDPDAEVSNIFVNGRYSPEARKLVVRGGDRVGVFPRDMAMLYC
- a CDS encoding aldehyde ferredoxin oxidoreductase C-terminal domain-containing protein, yielding MARLLRVNMADLTATFEDVPPAYSLWGGRGLTSMVTAQEVPPTCHPLGPMNKLVFAPGIVSGTAAPTSGRLSVGGKSPLTGTIKETNVGGLASQKIARLGIKAIIVEGQPEEPGKFWVLKVRRALTGELAAEFLPADDLVGLGMYEVCTRLWDRHGKVAVIGIGPAGEMRMTAAGICVNDQENTAGRYAGRGGMGAVMGSKGLKAIVVDDTGAPGVEIANRELFQRGIDKITEASLRHDVTKKGGALNTYGTNVLANIMNEAGGYPTRNFRSGRFELTGQISGEAKVELIKKRNGEGATGHPCHPGCIIQCSDRWANPDGTFKVSVMEYESVWALGANCGIGNLDDIADLIRACNDVGVDTIEMGGTIAVAMEGGLLPFGDAEGAKKLINEEIRKGTPLGRIIGNGAVFTGRAFGVTRVPAVKGQNMPAYEPRAVKGIGVTYATSTMGADHTAGYTISPEILGVGGKVDPFAVQKAELSRQWQASTAFIDSTGYCLFDVFAVVDNPEGLEGMVESCAGVLGTTWTVNDITRLGLEILRAERKFNEAAGFTAAHDRLPEFMTREPLPPHNTVFDVPEELLDAVYKF
- the moaA gene encoding GTP 3',8-cyclase MoaA; translation: MRDRFGRDLHDLRISLTDRCNLRCVYCAPPGHAGARPRREPLRDDELLLVVRAAADLGVRKLRLTGGEPTLRPGLVDLVRALAAIPGLEDVGMTTNGLLLEPMASALAAAGLRRVNISLDTTDPEKFRRITGGGRLERVLAGIAAAEAAGLVPIKLNTVVVRGFNDDDVVPLAALTRERPWEVRFIEIMPFGRLGRFAAASLVPSAETMARIEAALGRLIPLDVSGEHPARTYRLPDAAGRLGFISPWSQPFCSRCGRLRLTADGRLRLCLLHDDEVDLLTPLRRGAGYEELRALLRTAAFGRPAGHALADGAFPRARLMGEIGG